The Natronolimnobius baerhuensis DNA segment GAGAAGCCTGCGCGCAGTACAGATGGTCTCTATTTCCTTCAAAATCGATTTCAGACTGGTCCAGCGCAAAATTATTGTGTGATTGGTGACAATATTCGTCTATGACCGAATGGATCGAAGTGACGACTGAGGACGGACCAAACGGAGGTGCCACCAAGCGCGTTCCAAAAGCGTGGGACGAATACAATCAACGAGCCAAACACGCTCTTCAGACGTTACGCGATCAATTCGGTGACAAGCCGGGATTTACTGGGTCTGGACTAGAAACGGGCGACCAAGCTATTGCTGGATACACCGTTTTTCAACCGGTGGTTCACGTTGAGGATGATCTTGCAGCAGAGATTCCCGACGAAATTGATGGGGTCCCAGTACGTATCGAACCACCGAAAGAAGAGGGTGTGGGGCTCGATTCGTTCTTTACGTCTTAGTTGCAGAATCGCTTTCCAATAGCCATCGTTCTGACCAGCGCATCCCACTACCAGTCAAGCTTCGTCAAACAACCCGGAGCGAAGCTCCGTGAGCTTGACGTCGGCTTACGCCTCGTCAAGCAACTCCTCACCGTCTTTCATATGCGCTGCGACCACGTCGAGGTCAACTTCCACGCCGAGGCCGGGTTCGTCCGGCACGTCGATCCGACCCGGCTCGAGAATGTCCTCCTCGACCACGTCGTTCCACCAGTCCACGTCGCGGGCGTGGTACTCGAGCGCGAGGAAGTTCGAGGCCGAGGCTCCGACGTGGGCGCTGGCCATCGTGCCAACGGGCGAGGCGACGTTGTGCAACGCGAGCGGGATGTAGTAGGCTTTCGCGAGGTTTGCGATCTTTTTCGTCTCGAGCATGCCGCCGTTTTTGGGCACGTCGGGGTGGATGATATCGAGGCCTTGATTCTCGACTAACTGGCGCGCGCCCTCGACCCGGTAGATGTTCTCGCCCGCGGCGATGGTGGTGTCCGTGTTGTGGGTGACGTACTCCTGGACGTCGTGATTTTCCGGCGGGACGGTGTCCTCGAGCCACCAGACGTCGTAGTCTTCGACGGCCGAGGCGAGTCGGCGGACAGTGTCGCCGGTCCAGCTCCAGTGACAGTCAAAGGCGATGTCCGCGCGGTCGCCGACGCGTTCGGTGACGGCCTCGACGATGGAAGCGCGGAAGTCGATTGCTCGAGCGTTCAGGTGCTTGTTTTTCGGGTCCTGAACGTGCTTGTCAGGACTGTCGAGATCGAACTTGATCGCGTCCCAGCCTTCGTCGACGACTGCTTCGGCCGCCCCAGCGTAGGCTTCGGGATCGTACGGATCCTCGTCAGACTCGTCGTCCATCGCGTCGTGGAGGTGGTCGCCCGCATGGACGTCGCAGTAGACGCGAACGTCTTCGCGGTGTTTCCCGCCGAGCAGTTGATGGGCGGGCACCTCGAGCAGTTTGCCGGCCAGATCGTGCAGCGCGAGGTCGATCCCCGAAATCGCGGTGACGCCGATACCGTTGATGCCGCCGCGGTAAGAGAGGTAGTCGAACAGTTCCGTACAGCGCGCGTCGATATCGACGGGATTCTTCCCGATGATGATGGGTTTGACCTCGTGGAGGTAGGCGTCCGCCCGCGGGCCGAGGACCATCTCACCGGTGCCGGTGACGCCTGCGTCCGTGTAGATGCGGACGAGCGTCCACTCGAAGGTCTCGCCGATTGTCGTCGTCTGGATATCTGTAATCGCGACGTCGCGGGGCGCACTCTCGTGTTCCATGTCACCCTCTGTCGGGTTCCAACATATAAATCGTCACATACCCGCACCTGTCGCCGTTTTCTCCGGGACAGAACAGTCCTACGGCTCACGAACCGATGCGAACTGGGGTTGTCGGCTACCGCTCGAGGCCGATCAGAGCGTCCCGTACCGATCCCAGACCTCGTAGACGCTGTCGCCGTCGCGGATGTCCGAGCGAACCTTGTTCTCCGTCTCGAGTTCGTCTTCAGCCTCGTCGATGACGTGCTCGAGGTCGTCTGGGTCGATGACGACGATGGATTCGTAGTCGGCGAAGACGACGTCGCCGGGGTTGATCGTTACGTCGTGGACCTCGACGGGGACGCCGTACTCCTGGAAGGCGACGCGACCGAACGACTCGATGGCGCTGTGGCCTTCCGCCCAGACGGGAAACTCGTGTTCTTCGATCAGTCGCGAATCCCGCGTTGGGCCGTCGATGAGCGCACCTTCCGCGCCGTTTTCTTGCACAATCGAACTCAGGAGTTCGCCCCAGAGGCCGACCTCCGTGTCTTTGGGCGCGGCCATCACGATGAAATCGCCGGGATCGGTCGCCTCGAGATAGTCGAAGAACTCAGAGCCTTCGTCTTCATCGTCATCGCCCTCTTTCTCGTAGCCAATTTCAACGCGCTGGGCGGGATGGGCAGTGCCGACTGTGGGCTCGCGCGACCACAGGGACTCGAGGCGCGTACAGGGAATCACGTTGTCTTTGATCCCCATTTCGTCGGTGACATCGTTTAGCAGGGCGCTGTGGAAATTCGTCAAGGTTTCACGCTGTTCACTGGTTACCATTGTCGTGCTCGGTGGCACCTTGTGCGCGGGGTATAAAATATCGGCTACCGGCACCGACCTCTGCCGGTTTCGCTTCGAGAGTGAGTACGATGTGAGTAAGTTTCCAGCCAGACAGTTTCGGCCGACACGGCCGCATTCGGTGGCTACTATATGCCGCGTGCTGACGTGGCTACCATGACACTCGAGCTCCCGACGCGATTCGAGCGAGACTGGGATCGGCCTGTTTCGGACGCCCCGCTGCGATTTGCCGTCATCGGTCTCGGTGGCTTCGCGCGCAACACCGCACTCCCCTGTATCGAGGAGTCGGACTACTGCGAGACAACCGCGGTCGTCAGCGGCTCGCCCGAAAAGGCCGCCGAGGTCGCGAGCGAGTTCGACGCCGAGCACGCGCTCACCTACGAGGAGTACGCCGACGGCGTCGGCAGCGAGGACTACGACGCGGTCTACGTCGTCACGCCGAACGCACTTCACCTCCCACACGTCGAGACTGCCGCCGACCTCGAGAAGGCCGTCCTCTGTGAGAAGCCACTCGAGGCGGATGCCGACCGCGCCGAGCGCCTGGTGGAGGTCTGTGAAGATGCGGGCGTCCCGCTGATGACTGCCTACCGGATGCAGGCCGCCCGCTCGATCCGCTGGATTCGCCGGCAGGTCGCGGACGGCCTCATCGGCGACCCCGTACAGATCCACGGGGAGTTCTCGTATCCGCTGCTCGCAAACGGCGGCGACCCGAATCAGTGGCGGATCGACCCCGACCTCTCGGGCGGGGCCGCCCTGATGGATATCGGCATCTATCCGATCAACACCGCCCGATACGTGCTCGACGCCGACCCCGTCGCCGCCCGCGGCACGACGCACAACCCCGACCCAGCCTTCGAGGGCGTTGACGAGCACGTCGCCGCGCAACTCGAGTTTCCCGATGCCGTCACGGCCTCGTGTACCGCGAGTTTCGGCGCATCGGTTGCGAGTCGATTCGCTATCACGGGCACCGAGGGCCGGATCGTCGTCGAATCCGTCTTCGGCGTCGACGACGCCTGCCACCTGACGATTGATGTCGATGGGAGCCACCTCGAGGGCACCGTGGCTGCTCCCCACGAGGTCAGCGAGGAGTTCGATTACTTCGCGACCGCGGTGCTGACGGAGATGGGTCTCGCACCCGACGGTCGACACGGGCTCACTGACGTCCAGATCGCTGAGGCGGTGTACGAGTCGGCCGAGGAGGGGACTCGAGTCGAGTTGTAGGTTCGATCACTCGGTCCAGAACGCTCGCTGTCGCTCCTCGATCTCTTGCAGGACCGCTGTAAGGACATCGCGCCAATCTTCGGGATGGGACGTATCGATCCCCGGGGTCGGTGCGTCGGGTCCCGGGTGGATGTGCTCACGAGCGTTGTGGTCTGATGGGTGGCGATCCCACCGATGATCGAACGTTCCTGCAGTGTGTTCTTCGTGATACTGGATCGTGAAATCGCCGTTTTTGAACCAGATGTATTCGACTCGAGCCGTCTCGACGGTGGGCGGGTAGAACGCCGATTCGTAGACACAGACCACACGA contains these protein-coding regions:
- a CDS encoding mandelate racemase/muconate lactonizing enzyme family protein produces the protein MEHESAPRDVAITDIQTTTIGETFEWTLVRIYTDAGVTGTGEMVLGPRADAYLHEVKPIIIGKNPVDIDARCTELFDYLSYRGGINGIGVTAISGIDLALHDLAGKLLEVPAHQLLGGKHREDVRVYCDVHAGDHLHDAMDDESDEDPYDPEAYAGAAEAVVDEGWDAIKFDLDSPDKHVQDPKNKHLNARAIDFRASIVEAVTERVGDRADIAFDCHWSWTGDTVRRLASAVEDYDVWWLEDTVPPENHDVQEYVTHNTDTTIAAGENIYRVEGARQLVENQGLDIIHPDVPKNGGMLETKKIANLAKAYYIPLALHNVASPVGTMASAHVGASASNFLALEYHARDVDWWNDVVEEDILEPGRIDVPDEPGLGVEVDLDVVAAHMKDGEELLDEA
- a CDS encoding RraA family protein, yielding MVTSEQRETLTNFHSALLNDVTDEMGIKDNVIPCTRLESLWSREPTVGTAHPAQRVEIGYEKEGDDDEDEGSEFFDYLEATDPGDFIVMAAPKDTEVGLWGELLSSIVQENGAEGALIDGPTRDSRLIEEHEFPVWAEGHSAIESFGRVAFQEYGVPVEVHDVTINPGDVVFADYESIVVIDPDDLEHVIDEAEDELETENKVRSDIRDGDSVYEVWDRYGTL
- the gfo6 gene encoding D-xylose 1-dehydrogenase Gfo6 — encoded protein: MTLELPTRFERDWDRPVSDAPLRFAVIGLGGFARNTALPCIEESDYCETTAVVSGSPEKAAEVASEFDAEHALTYEEYADGVGSEDYDAVYVVTPNALHLPHVETAADLEKAVLCEKPLEADADRAERLVEVCEDAGVPLMTAYRMQAARSIRWIRRQVADGLIGDPVQIHGEFSYPLLANGGDPNQWRIDPDLSGGAALMDIGIYPINTARYVLDADPVAARGTTHNPDPAFEGVDEHVAAQLEFPDAVTASCTASFGASVASRFAITGTEGRIVVESVFGVDDACHLTIDVDGSHLEGTVAAPHEVSEEFDYFATAVLTEMGLAPDGRHGLTDVQIAEAVYESAEEGTRVEL